The genomic stretch GCACACTGATCGCATCACCATTCACTAAGGTTGATGAAGTGTAGGTAACTCCTGTCTCGCCGCTGATTGGGGTGACTCCGTTATACCATTGGTACGTTGGTGCTCCGCCGCCATTGGTTGGTGTGGCTGTAAAAGTCACACTTGTTCCGGCACAGATTGTATTACCTGGCGCCGCTGCTATCGTTACACTTACAGGTAAGTTCGGGTTCACCGTTACTACCGTCGCAGCAGATGGAAGTGAAGGACAACCATTCTCTGTTACCACTACCGTATAAGAACCGCTTGTGGTGGCTGAATAGGTCTGGTTGGTCTCGCCGCTTATTAATACGTTATCCTTATACCACTGGTTGCCTGTTGCTGCCGATGAGGTCAGTAACACGGAACCGCCGGCACAGAATGTCGTCGGGCCGCCAGGAGTGATCGTTGGTGTGGCAGGGATCGGGTTCACCGTTACTACTGTTGCAGCAGATGGAAGTGAAGGACAGCCATTCTCTGTTACCACTACCGTATAAGAACCACTTGTGGTCGCTGTATAGGTCTGGCTGGTCTCGCCACTTATTAATACATTGTCTTTATACCACTGGTTACCCGTTGCTGATGATGAGGTCGTAACCCGGTTGTTCGGTGCGTGTCAGGTGGTGTGTGCGCCGGTTGCAGGTTCATGGGCCACCCCATCACAGTGGGGGGTGGCTTGGTGCTGCCCGCCATTGGTTGGTGTGGCTGTAAAAGTCACACTTGTTCCGCCAGATTGTATGGGCCGCTGCTATCGTTACACCAGGTAAGTTCGGGTTCACCGTTACCACTGTTGCTGCCGATGGAAGTGAAGGACAACCATTCTCTGTTACCACTACCGTATATGAACCACTGCTGTCGCTGTATAGGTTTGATTGGTCTCGCCACTCAATAATACGTTGTCCTTATACCACTGGTTGCCTGTTGCTGCCGATGAGGTCAGCAATACCGAACCTCCGGCACAGAATGTCGTCGGGCCGCCAGGGTGATCGTTGCTGTGGCAGGAATCGCGTTCACTGTTACCACTGTTGCTGCCGATGGAAGTGAAGGACAACCATTCTCTGTTACCACTACCGTATAAGAACCGCTGGTAGTGGCTGTATAGGTCTGGCTGGTCTCGCCACTTATTAATACATTGTCTTTATACCACTGGTTGCCTGTTGCTGCCGATGAGGTCAGTAACACCGAACCTCCCGCACAGAATGTCGTCGGGCCAACAGGAGTGATCGTTGCTGTGGCAGGGATCGCGTTAACCGTCATCGTGATGGTGTTCGATGTCGCCGGACTGCCTGTTGCACAGGTTGCATTGGATGTTAACTGCACACTGATCGCATCACCGTTCACTAAGGTTGATGAAGTATAGGTTACTCCTGTCTCGCCGCTGATCGGGGTGGCTCCATTATACCATTGGTACGTGGGCGCTCCGCCGCCATTGGTTGGTGTGGCTGTAAAAGTCACACTTGTTCCGGCACAGATTGTATTACCCGGAGCTGCTGCTATCGTTACACTCACCGGTAAATTCGGGTTCACCGTTACCACTGTTGCTGCAGATGGAAGTGAAGGACAACCATTCTCTGTTACCACTACCGTATAAGATCCGCTGGTAGTAGCTGTATAGGTTTGATTCGTTTCTCCGCTTATTAATACGTTATCCTTATACCACTGGTTGCCTGTTGCTGCCGATGAGGTCAGTAATACTGAACCGCCGGCACAGAATGTCGTCGGGCCGCCAGGAGTGATCGTTGGTGTGGCAGGGATCGGGTTCACCGTTACTACTGTTGCTGCCGATGGAAGTGATGGACAACCATTCTCTGTTACCACTACCGTATAAGAACCGCTTGTGGTGGCTGAATAGGTTTGGCCGGTCTCGCCGCTTATTAATACATTATCCTTATACCACTGGTTACCTGTTGCTGCCGATGAGGTCAGTAACACGGAACCTCCCGCACAGAATGTCGTCGGGCCGCCAGGAGTGATCGTTGGTGTGGCAGGGATCGCGTTAACCGTTACCACTGTTGCTGCGGATGGAAGTGAAGGACAGCCGTTCTCCGTTACCACTACCGTATATGAACCACTTGTAGTGGCTGTATAGGTCTGGCTGGTCTCGCCGCTCATTAATACGTTGTCCTTATACCACTGGTTACCTGATGCTGATGATGAACTCAGCAATACTGAACCGCCGGCACAGAAGGTAGTTGGGCCGGCAGGGGTGATCGTTGGTGTGGTTGGGATTGCATTCACCGTCATCGTGATCGTGTTCGATGTCGCCGGACTGCCTGTTGCACAGGTTGCATTGGAGGTTAACTGCACACTGATCGCATCACCATTCACTAAGGTTGATGAAGTGTAGGTAACTCCGGTCTCGCCGCTGATCGGGGTGGCTCCATTATACCATTGGTACGTTGGTGCTCCGCCGCCATTGGTTGGTGTGGCTGTAAAGGTCACACTTGTTCCGGCACAGATTGTATTACCTGGTGCAGCTGCTATCGTTACACTTACAGGTAAACTTCCATTTACCGTTACTTTAACTGTATTGGAAGCCAGTGATTGTGTAGCATTGGTCTGGCCGCAACCATTATCTGCAGCATAGCCTACGCAGAAATAATAACGGGTGCCCACCTCAGGTGCCCCTGATAATGGCGTATACGTTTGTGAAGTAGCGCCTGAAATCAATGTAGCTCCCGCAACGGTATTACTGTTGGTAGTATTATAATACCATTGGTATTGCAGGGTTGGTGTACCCGGGCCGCCGCTGTTTGTAATGGTTGCCGTTAACTCATTTGTAGCCACGCCCTGGCAAACCTCCTGGTCGGTAGAAGGAGCAACGGCCGTAGAGGTCGGGCAATTAGTCAGCGTAGTTGCCATTACAAAATAGCTGAAGCTGCTTATATCATTTGAATTATTTATTGAAGGACTTGCGGCAGTACCGCCGATGGAAGTATATGTGCCTCCCTGTAAGGTACTTTTGGCAATCACATCTTCTGTAGTAAGTGCATTTACACGGGTAAGAGAAACCTTACCGGTAAATGTACCAGAGTTAAGCGTGGCTTTCCAGTATTCGGTATGACTGATGGAGCCGAGTGTGCCATCGAATGTAGCGCCTACGCCGGCATCGGAATTAAATGCCTCTACCGTAACAACAGGAGAAGAAGCTGCTGACAAAGCAAGGGTAAACGGAAAATAATTTCCAGTGCCCCTGCCAACCGGGAAAATATAAGTACCTGTTCCCAGCGACCAGTTCAGCGGGCCTTCTACAAACCTGGTTGAAGAACCGGCCGATACCGCAGAAGCAGAAGTATTGGTAACAGTAACTGTTTTAGCATTTGTTGCCCCATTTAAAATGCCGCTTGAAAGGGTAAGTGTGTTATTAGCTATAACATCATCCAAAAGGGTTACGCCGTTTGAGTTATTGATATTAAGGTTTGAGAAAGTGCGGGCAGATACGAACTGTGCACCAGTACCATTAAACTCAACAGTAGATCCTGTATTAAGTGTAAGACCGCCTGTGGCAGTGATATTTCCTGCAACGGCACCAGAAGCGCTGGTTGAGCCGAGTTTTATGATGCCTCCATTATTAACAACAGCAGTACCGGCCCCCGTAATGGCCAGTGTGCTGCAATCCAGTGTACCATTTACGGCAACCGTTCTTGTTGTAGCTACCGGTAAGTTATTAATTAGCGTAAGGGAGGCTCCATTATTTACGACCCAGTTAATATTGGTACTGGTTAATGTTCCTGCGCTTTGTGTAAATGTTTTACCTGTTCCGGTGAAAGCGACAGTTGATACAGCACTGTTACTTGTAAAAGTTCCGCCTGTTTGCGAAAAACTGCCTCCAATATTCAATGTACCTGCTCCTGTTGAATTAGCTAAATCAAGTAAAGCACTTCCACTGATTGAAACATCACCTCCTACAGTTAATGCACAAGTTCCAGCACCAGATGATAACCAGAAGTTGGTATTTGTACCTGAAAGTGTAAAGTTTCCTCCAACGGATACAGCAATATTTGGAGCAGCAGTCAATGCATGTCTTATTGTACCTGTACCTGTGGATAGGATATTTAAATTACCCTGAACCTGCGATACAGTTCCTGCCCATCCAAAATTAGCTCCATTCGTACTTGTATTTATTGTCAGGTTTCCATAACCGGGAGAACTGGGTGCAGATGTACCTGATGGCGCAAAATTGTAAGTAAAATTACTTGTTGCTCCGAAAATTTCTGTACCAATAAAAGTTGTTGTACCCATTGATGCAGCTATATTTTGAACATATGATCCTCCATTGTCAATTTGAAAAAAGCTCGTTGCAGCTAATGTAAATGTGTTGCTTGCAGTTAATGTTGCACCATTTTCAATGATCACTACTGAATTGGCACCTGAAACAGTCCAGTTTGCAGTTGTTGTCATTGAATGAGGGGTTGTTCCTCCATTACCCGAGCCTTGTATGATAAAAATATTACCTGAAGTAAAGTTTGCAGGGCTGGTACCAGTTCCATCCCTGTTGGTTTTCCAACTGCCTACCAGATTGGGTGCATTGTCTCCGTTTGAATAATAGGTTGTAACTAATGGAACCAATTCTCCGGATGCAGTTATCTGGGCACCAGATGCAAAACCCGTGAAATTAATTTTGGCAAGTTGAGCTGGAGTAAGTCCTCCTACTCCAACCATTATTTTACCGGCAGTAGCTGTAATAACCGGGTAACCGGCGCCTGTCCATCCGGTTATACTCAGCGTTGTTCCTGCCCAGGTATTGCTGCTGCTGTTTGCAATGGTTAATGTATGAACGCCGGTACCTAATGCGATAGTAGATGTTCCTGCACCGGAAAAGTCAAGGGTACCGATGGTTTCACTGAAACCTGCTGATGCACCCGTGCTGAGTGTTCCCAGGTTAAGTATCATGGCCGTGTTATCGGGTAACACATTGGCGGCGCCAAGGCGAATTGTTGAACCGGAATTGATCGTTGTGGATGCACCGGTACCGGAATAACTGTTGTTTCCTGAAAGCGTGAGGATACTTGTTCCGGACTTAACCAATGAAACGGCTGTAGCGCTTCCGTTTTCAATAATGCCCGAAAATGTTGTTGCAGTAGCTCCATTCAACGTAAGGGTAAGTGTTCCGCCTGCACTGCTGGTAACCGTTCCTGCACCTGCCAATGATGCAACACTTTCACTAAAACCGTTCATGTCGAAAGTACCGTTTACAACGAGTGCACTGGTATTTGCAATTCTTTCTGCTGCGCCCAGTTTGAGTGTACCGGCAGTTACAGTAGTTGCACCTGTATGTAAATTATTTCCGGATAAGGTCAATGTTCCCGAACCAATCTTGGTTAACCCACCAGTAGTACCTGTACTTGCTCCTGTAATTGTCAGGGTGTTTGCTGCATTCGTTATATCAATGGTTGATATGTTACCTGCAGTTAAGGTAAAGTTCCTGTCTGTTGAAGCAGTAGCCCCGGTATATTGCAAGGTACCACCATTCAGTACAAGGTTGGTTGCGGCATTGGTTGCCTGTCCAAGATTACCTGCCACACCACCATCACCAATGGTTGAAACACTGAGTACCCCTGCGGTTATTGTTGTTATTCCGGTATAAGTATTAACTCCGGACATGGTCACTGCTCCGGCGGTTGTTTTAGATAAAGCACCTGATCCTCCAAGTATCGCAGTTACGGAACCGCTGGACACCGTATAGGATGTACCGGTTAAAACCCCGGTGGTGCCTGCAATGGTTCCACTCGTCAATGTTACTGCACCTACGTTATCATCAAAAGTACCGATGTCAAGCGTTCCGCCATTAACGGTCACTGCACCGGCAGCAATTGCGTTGCTGATACCATATTGCAGCGTACCGGCACTAATTGTGGTGGTCCCAGTATATGTATTGGCATTTGAAAGCACGAGGGTTCCTGCCCCTGATTTCGTCAGTGTACTACTACCGCTGATGATGCCACTAACCGCCAGGTCTGCAGCTGAGCTGCCATCATCTGCAACAGTAAAAATCACGTTAGTTCCTAAAACTACCGGTGTTGAAATGGTTGCCCCGCTGCTACCAGCACCGGCAGCATCATTTACGGTAAGATCGCTGGTTCCAATAGTTAGTGCTCCTGTTCCGGTTATTGATGAACCTGCTGCTGCACCACACTCCAATACAACTCCTGTAGTTGTTATATTTGAAGTTGACAGATTAAATATGGTTCCTGCGGTTACTGTTAAAATAGCATTCACGTCTGCAAGAGCCAATAAGGTTTTTGTACCGTTACCTGAAATGGTAAGATTCTGATAGTTGTATCCGGCCACATTAGGTTGATCACCTGCCGCATTATAATTTACCGTTCCTGTTGAGCGGGTAAAGGTTGCACCTGCTGCACCACTTATTCCATTCCCTCCTACATTTAATTTACCGTTATTGGTAAAAGTGATATTCTTTGTAAGAGCAGTGGCACCATTCACTAAAATCCCTCCATTTGCATTGAATGTACCGGTAGATATTGATAAAGTTCCATCCCAAGTTGTGGTAACCCCTGCTCCATCCATTGTAAAAAGCCCGGTAACAGTGGCGGTTCCGGCACCAATAGCCCATAAGTTTACCAGAGCTGCAGATGGCTGCAGAATGGTTGCTGCTCCATCAACCGCTACATTAGATCCCGTTCCCTGGTTAAGTGCACTGGCTACGGTTCCGCTACCTATGGTAAGATTTCCATTACAGGTAAGTGTACCGCCTGAAGTCATATTCACCGTTCCCGCTTTGGCAGAACCGGCAGTTCCCACAGTAATATCTGCTGATACTGTCAATGATGAAGTGCTTGTAAAAGTTAGTGTCCCATTACCGGCATTTGCTGATGTGATGTTTAATGTTGCACAGGCTGCACTTGTACTGGCAGGTATGGTCACATTAAAACCTCCCTCAATGTTCACAATATCCCCTGCAACAGGGAATACGCCAGAACCAACGGCTACACCGCCAGAGGTAAGAGACCAAGTTGTATTGACATTCCAATTCCCGTTAGCTATAGAATAATAAGTCGTCTGCCCAAACGCTGCACTCACAAAAAACAAATTCAGCATCAGCAATGCGATAGTAAATACACGGTATTTACTGAAGGTCTTTCTCAAGTTCATTTTTTTTGCAGTCAGGTCATGGGCTGTGGCGGCGTATGCAGGCACAGGTTGTGCAGTATCGTAGTTCATCGTTTTTGCCTGTTGGCATTGTTTGTATTTTATAAAAAAGAAAGAGGCGATGCCGGGCACCACATATTTCTTTACGGGTAAATTATTTTTGTTACCGTCTACAGAAAATCCTGTTGCGGTTACCTGTTTTGTCTTTGCGGGGGTGTTGCTGTAAACAGTGATCCTGCTACCCATTTGCGCAGGTAACAGGGAGGATGTAATTTTCTTTACGATCCTGGTGAAGCGATTGTTCATAAGCCGACGGTTTGGTTAGTACTATGGACAGTAATTCATAAAGGCTTTTTAAAAAAGCCTTTGGGGAGATTGGGTTTCGTGGCGGTAGCCTGTGTATTTATTTCCGTTACCTCTTACAATTTCACGCACTGAATAAAGGCCCTGACTTTTGCGTATATGCAAAAAACAGGATAAGCCTGTACATGAAATTTTAAAAGGACCTGGACGTATGTGTCAACCTGGGGGTTAAGCAACAACCTCTAACAAGGTTGATCAATTTAACAAAGGATAGAAAGGATAGAGTAAAATGGGTTTCAGTAATTTCGATTTGCTAAAAAATGTTTCTAACATCTTTTAAACGTGGTAAAAGTAAGGCTTGTTTTCCTAAAAGCAAATTTTTAAGCAGCGTATTTTCGAACCTACTCACTTTCAAATAGTTATACTTAGAAATGCCTGTTAAAAAAGTCAGTTAAAAGCGAATGCCTTAAAATACTAAATCTTACCAAAAAAGGTTGCCAAACGGGTTATGGCCTCAGCACAGTTTCACCATTGCTTTTACCTGCTGGGTAGTGCCGTTTTGCAGGCGGCATAATCACCGCCCTGCTTTTCTTGTCGCAGCATAAATATTCCGGTTCGTGGGCCATAAACCCCGGGGCGGAGTCAACTGGCAGCCAGCAGGCAGTTTAAAGGCAGGCAACAGGCAAGCAAGAGGCAGTCTACTGGCTTGCAACTGGCTGGCAGCAACGAAGGATGCGCCAGGGAAGACCCGGCAAAAAGAGTAAATAATGGCCAAAATGCATCATTACGGCGGCCCGGCTTACTGTCTTCATCGCCGGAACCGGGGCAGAGGCAACATGCAGGAAACATACAGTCTGCATACAGACTGCTTGCTTGTTACTTGCTTGTTACATGCTTACTGCTCCGAAGGATGCGCCAGGTAAGATGCGGCAAAAACGATTGAAACGATGTAAAACGATTGAAAACGGCTAAAACGGTATAAAACGGCTAAAAACGGTCGATTTCGGCAACTTATTTGGAAAGCCCCCTCCCGGGATCGTATGTTTGATGCATGGCAAAGAAGAAAAAACTATACCGTCGCATACCATACCTGCCTTTCTCACTCACCCTTGTCCGCGGGGCAATAGGAAAGGAGTTTGTGATCAAGCATTACAGCTATGGCGCTATCCGGACCAGGTACCCGGATATGACCCGGATCATTGCTTCGGCAAAGCAGCGTAAATGCCGCAACCTTTTTAAAGAAGCAGTGGAATATGCCAAGCAGGTGATCGCCGACCCGGCAGCAAAAGCAGCCTGGCAAAAAAGACTCCGCAGGCGCAACGGGGTATTCAATGCTGCAGTTAAGTTCTATATGCTGAAAGAGAAGCGGGAAAAGGAGCGTGCGTTGATGATGACGAACACATTGCTCTGGCTGGCATTTAAAAATGCAACGGCGCAGGAAATTGCGGAGGAGGAAAGGGGCTACAGTAACCAGGCGAACAGTCAATTGCCGGAATTATTTTCATCATCTGATTCCGGGCCCCGAACCGCGGCGGAGAACGACATCCACCCCCGTCTTAGTTTCGCACACTAACCCTTACTGGCGCAAGTGTTCCCATTTATTATGTTTGTCTTTTACTAAAATGATAATGGGATCACTTGTGACTTTTGATTCACCCGGATTGTATCCGGTATTTGAAACGTAATTGCTGAAATATAAGAAGCGAATGTTGGGTTATTAAATAAAATGTACGGTCACGATATTGTTTGCGTTCCAGAAAACCCCGATACAATCGGGTCAGATTTGAAGAGGCAACAAGTGATCCCGTAATCTTTACGTTTTTAATTAAAACATCTGGTAAGGGAACACTTGCGCCAGTGGGGCCAAGGCGATAAAGCATGAGCCGTTTTTCAGACGGCCCATACCTATTATTATAATTCCACCTCGCCAATAAACAATTCACCTTCTTTATCTTTTTTCATTTGCAGGGTGATGATCTTCCGTTCTTCCTTATCGGTACCATAGTGCAGGTAGATTTCTGCCATTATGGTGGTGGGTCCGGCAAGGGTTACCTGGGTATCACTATAATAATCTATTTCAATTCTATACCTGCCTTTTATTCCCTTTTTAAGCATGAACTGTTCAGGGCCGAAGCCTTCTGTAAAATCATCAGAGATGCGGCCGCCCATTTTGGTTTGAGAGTTGTCATAGTAACATTTTTCACCATCGGGATCGGTCACCCACAAATCAATATCTGTATTATTCATATTCCAGTTCATAACCACCCTGATGTCGCTTGGCATTGGAGCAATAAGCCGTTTGTCGATCTTCTTCGTATTCAATTTGTTTTTGTGCAGCGCTATCAAGTGATTAATTTCTGTTAAGAATAATTCCTCAATGCCTGAATACATGTTGTTCATTTCCCGGCTATAGCTTTTTGTCATGCCTTCATACAGCATATCCAATGCCTGCTGGTATTTGCCAAGGTCTGCATAGGCAAGCGCACAGTCCCTGTAACTCTGCGGATCAGACGGACGAAGCTGCATTACTTTTTGAAATGCGGAGAGCTCGCCTTCATACTCGCCCGCTTCCTTTAATTTATAACCCAGCATTTTATACAGTTCGTAACTGCTGTTCTCCAATTCGGCCAGGTTAGACAGAATGGTCAACGCATTCGCCCTGTCGCCTGTTTTGAGCAGAAAAGAACCTACTTCAAAAAAATATGTTGGCCTGCTGTAATAATACGGGCGAAGCTCCATGTATCTCAAATAACGGCCGGCTTTGGCTGTTTGTTTCAGCACCTTTATGTAATCGTACGTTTCAATATCAAACGGGGGCTGTGCTGCAATATTTTTGTTCTCTCCAGGTACCTGCTCCTGAATTTTTTGGTATGATGAATCGGATTTAAAATTCCCTGTTGTGATCAGTACAGCACCGTTTGCTCCTTCGGGACCAAATAAAGCAACAGCCGCAGGTGCCGGCAATATGGTATAA from Chitinophagaceae bacterium encodes the following:
- a CDS encoding autotransporter-associated beta strand repeat-containing protein codes for the protein MNNRFTRIVKKITSSLLPAQMGSRITVYSNTPAKTKQVTATGFSVDGNKNNLPVKKYVVPGIASFFFIKYKQCQQAKTMNYDTAQPVPAYAATAHDLTAKKMNLRKTFSKYRVFTIALLMLNLFFVSAAFGQTTYYSIANGNWNVNTTWSLTSGGVAVGSGVFPVAGDIVNIEGGFNVTIPASTSAACATLNITSANAGNGTLTFTSTSSLTVSADITVGTAGSAKAGTVNMTSGGTLTCNGNLTIGSGTVASALNQGTGSNVAVDGAATILQPSAALVNLWAIGAGTATVTGLFTMDGAGVTTTWDGTLSISTGTFNANGGILVNGATALTKNITFTNNGKLNVGGNGISGAAGATFTRSTGTVNYNAAGDQPNVAGYNYQNLTISGNGTKTLLALADVNAILTVTAGTIFNLSTSNITTTGVVLECGAAAGSSITGTGALTIGTSDLTVNDAAGAGSSGATISTPVVLGTNVIFTVADDGSSAADLAVSGIISGSSTLTKSGAGTLVLSNANTYTGTTTISAGTLQYGISNAIAAGAVTVNGGTLDIGTFDDNVGAVTLTSGTIAGTTGVLTGTSYTVSSGSVTAILGGSGALSKTTAGAVTMSGVNTYTGITTITAGVLSVSTIGDGGVAGNLGQATNAATNLVLNGGTLQYTGATASTDRNFTLTAGNISTIDITNAANTLTITGASTGTTGGLTKIGSGTLTLSGNNLHTGATTVTAGTLKLGAAERIANTSALVVNGTFDMNGFSESVASLAGAGTVTSSAGGTLTLTLNGATATTFSGIIENGSATAVSLVKSGTSILTLSGNNSYSGTGASTTINSGSTIRLGAANVLPDNTAMILNLGTLSTGASAGFSETIGTLDFSGAGTSTIALGTGVHTLTIANSSSNTWAGTTLSITGWTGAGYPVITATAGKIMVGVGGLTPAQLAKINFTGFASGAQITASGELVPLVTTYYSNGDNAPNLVGSWKTNRDGTGTSPANFTSGNIFIIQGSGNGGTTPHSMTTTANWTVSGANSVVIIENGATLTASNTFTLAATSFFQIDNGGSYVQNIAASMGTTTFIGTEIFGATSNFTYNFAPSGTSAPSSPGYGNLTINTSTNGANFGWAGTVSQVQGNLNILSTGTGTIRHALTAAPNIAVSVGGNFTLSGTNTNFWLSSGAGTCALTVGGDVSISGSALLDLANSTGAGTLNIGGSFSQTGGTFTSNSAVSTVAFTGTGKTFTQSAGTLTSTNINWVVNNGASLTLINNLPVATTRTVAVNGTLDCSTLAITGAGTAVVNNGGIIKLGSTSASGAVAGNITATGGLTLNTGSTVEFNGTGAQFVSARTFSNLNINNSNGVTLLDDVIANNTLTLSSGILNGATNAKTVTVTNTSASAVSAGSSTRFVEGPLNWSLGTGTYIFPVGRGTGNYFPFTLALSAASSPVVTVEAFNSDAGVGATFDGTLGSISHTEYWKATLNSGTFTGKVSLTRVNALTTEDVIAKSTLQGGTYTSIGGTAASPSINNSNDISSFSYFVMATTLTNCPTSTAVAPSTDQEVCQGVATNELTATITNSGGPGTPTLQYQWYYNTTNSNTVAGATLISGATSQTYTPLSGAPEVGTRYYFCVGYAADNGCGQTNATQSLASNTVKVTVNGSLPVSVTIAAAPGNTICAGTSVTFTATPTNGGGAPTYQWYNGATPISGETGVTYTSSTLVNGDAISVQLTSNATCATGSPATSNTITMTVNAIPTTPTITPAGPTTFCAGGSVLLSSSSASGNQWYKDNVLMSGETSQTYTATTSGSYTVVVTENGCPSLPSAATVVTVNAIPATPTITPGGPTTFCAGGSVLLTSSAATGNQWYKDNVLISGETGQTYSATTSGSYTVVVTENGCPSLPSAATVVTVNPIPATPTITPGGPTTFCAGGSVLLTSSAATGNQWYKDNVLISGETNQTYTATTSGSYTVVVTENGCPSLPSAATVVTVNPNLPVSVTIAAAPGNTICAGTSVTFTATPTNGGGAPTYQWYNGATPISGETGVTYTSSTLVNGDAISVQLTSNATCATGSPATSNTITMTVNAIPATATITPVGPTTFCAGGSVLLTSSAATGNQWYKDNVLISGETSQTYTATTSGSYTVVVTENGCPSLPSAATVVTVNAIPATATITLAARRHSVPEVRYC